The Haloplanus salinarum genome includes a region encoding these proteins:
- a CDS encoding dihydrodipicolinate synthase family protein — MPTAPADSEYGTTLVPTVTPFSDGSVDAEAVADLSEFVLSNGADGLIPCGTTGEFASLSLDEYETVVSASVDAADGAPVLPGAGHTSVAGTLERIDIAADCGADAVLVVLPYFHGENGAGGNERFVRAVLAETELPLILYNIPSCVGQTIDADLIEAVADHPDLAGMKDTSGDLTHLLEIIRRTGEDFHLFQGWDSQLVPAISMGATGGINAVTNYFPGMMAETIDAAANDLDRARDLQLDHIAPLFNASLEFGFAPTTKTILVERGVIDDDAVRPPLVELDDDQKAAVRDVLDATRGVAAE, encoded by the coding sequence ATGCCTACCGCACCCGCGGATTCGGAGTACGGAACGACGCTGGTCCCGACGGTCACGCCCTTCTCGGACGGCTCGGTCGATGCCGAGGCGGTGGCGGATCTCTCGGAGTTCGTCCTGTCGAACGGGGCCGACGGCCTCATCCCCTGTGGGACGACCGGCGAGTTCGCCAGCCTCTCGCTCGACGAGTACGAGACGGTCGTCTCCGCGAGTGTCGACGCCGCCGACGGCGCGCCGGTCCTCCCCGGTGCCGGTCACACCAGCGTCGCCGGCACGCTCGAACGGATCGACATCGCGGCCGACTGCGGTGCCGACGCCGTCCTCGTCGTCCTGCCGTACTTCCACGGCGAGAACGGTGCGGGCGGCAACGAACGGTTCGTCCGCGCGGTCCTCGCGGAGACGGAACTGCCCCTGATTCTCTACAACATTCCCTCCTGTGTCGGCCAGACGATCGACGCCGATCTGATCGAGGCGGTCGCGGACCACCCGGACCTCGCGGGGATGAAAGACACCAGCGGCGACCTGACACACCTTCTGGAGATCATCCGCCGGACGGGCGAGGACTTCCACCTGTTCCAGGGCTGGGACAGCCAGCTCGTTCCCGCCATCTCGATGGGCGCCACCGGCGGGATCAACGCGGTGACGAACTACTTCCCCGGCATGATGGCGGAGACGATCGACGCGGCGGCGAACGACCTCGACCGTGCGCGCGACCTCCAGTTGGACCACATCGCGCCCCTGTTCAACGCCTCCCTCGAGTTCGGCTTCGCGCCGACGACGAAGACGATCCTGGTCGAACGGGGCGTCATCGACGACGACGCGGTGCGACCGCCGCTGGTCGAACTGGACGACGACCAGAAGGCGGCGGTGCGTGACGTCCTCGATGCCACCCGCGGCGTCGCCGCCGAGTAG
- a CDS encoding S49 family peptidase yields MANRTRALLSRIARSYVLFVAVGVVVGLALAPVAWNATSSEGTVAVVPVAGTIDGSTSASVTAMLQQARNDPDVKAVVLLVNSGGGGAAASEELYLQTKRTAAEMPLVTSVDAAAASGAYYTIAPSDRIYTKPASTVGSVGVLATAPQPLEPTDLVATTGPNKLTGGDEREFNYILESLGNAFIGAVFEQRGDRLELTRTEVEQARIYSGTQAVRNGLADSIGGRQAAVEHAADEAGLDNYDVRVMRPDGTARFLSRSNYLASTAPDKEMVSAEYLYGEDPGGPVFLMVPATYLDTANDDADSPAPRTNGTERDVDNRTRPAAAAAPGGTHVVA; encoded by the coding sequence ATGGCGAACAGAACCCGCGCCCTCCTGTCACGGATCGCACGGTCGTACGTGCTGTTCGTGGCCGTGGGCGTCGTCGTGGGACTCGCGCTGGCCCCCGTCGCGTGGAACGCCACGTCCTCGGAGGGGACGGTCGCGGTCGTCCCGGTCGCGGGCACCATCGACGGGTCGACCTCCGCGTCGGTCACGGCGATGCTTCAGCAGGCCCGGAACGACCCCGACGTGAAGGCAGTCGTGTTGCTCGTAAACAGCGGGGGTGGTGGCGCCGCCGCGAGCGAGGAGTTGTACCTGCAGACCAAGCGAACGGCCGCGGAGATGCCGCTCGTGACCAGCGTCGACGCCGCGGCGGCCTCGGGCGCGTACTACACCATCGCGCCGAGCGACCGCATCTACACCAAGCCGGCCTCGACCGTCGGGAGCGTGGGGGTGTTGGCGACGGCACCACAGCCGCTCGAACCGACGGACCTCGTCGCCACCACGGGGCCGAACAAGCTGACCGGCGGCGACGAGCGCGAGTTCAACTACATCCTGGAATCCCTGGGTAATGCCTTCATCGGCGCCGTGTTCGAACAGCGCGGCGACCGGCTGGAGCTGACCCGCACCGAGGTCGAACAGGCCCGCATCTACAGCGGCACTCAGGCGGTCCGCAACGGCCTCGCCGACTCCATCGGCGGGCGGCAGGCGGCGGTCGAACACGCGGCCGACGAAGCCGGGCTCGACAACTACGACGTGCGTGTCATGCGACCGGACGGCACCGCGCGGTTCCTCTCGCGGTCGAACTACCTCGCGTCGACCGCGCCGGACAAGGAGATGGTCTCGGCGGAGTACCTCTACGGCGAGGACCCCGGCGGCCCCGTCTTCCTGATGGTGCCCGCGACGTATCTCGACACGGCGAACGACGACGCGGACTCGCCGGCCCCGCGGACGAACGGCACGGAGCGGGACGTCGACAACCGGACAAGGCCGGCCGCCGCGGCGGCTCCGGGAGGGACCCATGTGGTTGCGTGA
- a CDS encoding peptidylprolyl isomerase: MSDPTATLRTTHGDITVELFADRAPRTVENFVGLAEGTDDPDAPIEAGTGAWEDPETGEKRTDPLYSDVPFHRIISGFMLQCGDPTGTGRGGPGYTFDDEFHDELRHDGPGVLSMANRGPDTNGSQFFITLDAQPHLDGDHAVFGEVVDGMDVVEEIGAVRTDPNDQPTEDVRLTSVDVEH, encoded by the coding sequence ATGAGCGATCCCACCGCGACGCTGCGGACGACACACGGGGACATCACGGTCGAACTGTTCGCCGATCGGGCGCCGCGAACCGTCGAGAACTTCGTCGGCCTGGCGGAAGGCACCGACGATCCGGACGCGCCGATCGAAGCCGGGACGGGCGCCTGGGAGGACCCCGAGACGGGCGAGAAGCGAACCGATCCGCTCTACAGCGACGTTCCCTTCCATCGGATCATCTCCGGGTTCATGCTCCAGTGTGGCGATCCGACCGGCACCGGCCGCGGGGGTCCCGGCTACACGTTCGACGACGAGTTCCACGACGAACTCCGTCACGACGGCCCGGGTGTCCTCTCGATGGCGAACCGTGGCCCCGACACCAACGGCTCGCAGTTCTTCATCACGCTGGACGCCCAACCGCACCTGGACGGCGACCACGCCGTCTTCGGCGAGGTCGTCGACGGGATGGACGTCGTCGAGGAGATCGGGGCCGTGCGGACGGATCCGAACGACCAGCCGACCGAAGACGTGCGCCTGACGTCCGTGGATGTGGAGCACTGA
- a CDS encoding DUF4350 domain-containing protein has product MWLREVGKRLAVLLLTVAVVVAVASVGPTLLSSDDGGDETLQNPEYAPESVAPDPLPATGTIDVSGADPTTNGTVLIDRGHANRFSRADIEPLVDALIRQGFTVEFYSDGDLASRLEDADVFLVIDPGSEYLPGDVDDVRQFTGNGGHLVMVGEPDRTAISSSLLGTSIQNQESRLTTLASAYGMSVDTQYLYNQEHADGTFKHIVARPTGGGGVDGVERVTMYTAASVTTQRGTVLLRSAPNTHKSGSDEVTGEYPVAVRTENTVLLGDKTFLRGDRFNVADNEAFIAYLVEFMLDGDHQPAGGTEGDTGRTPTATPTATPTETPASTPTPTATPTPTPSDGD; this is encoded by the coding sequence ATGTGGTTGCGTGAGGTGGGCAAGCGGCTGGCCGTACTGCTCCTGACGGTGGCCGTCGTGGTGGCCGTCGCCAGCGTCGGGCCGACGCTCCTCTCGTCCGACGACGGCGGCGACGAGACGCTCCAGAACCCCGAGTACGCGCCCGAAAGCGTCGCGCCCGACCCGCTCCCCGCGACGGGGACCATCGACGTGTCGGGGGCCGACCCCACGACGAACGGGACGGTCCTCATCGATCGGGGACACGCCAACCGGTTCTCCCGGGCGGACATCGAACCGCTCGTGGACGCGCTGATCCGACAGGGGTTCACCGTCGAGTTCTACAGCGACGGTGACCTGGCGAGCCGTCTCGAGGACGCCGACGTCTTCCTCGTGATCGATCCGGGGTCGGAGTACCTCCCGGGTGACGTCGACGACGTGCGGCAGTTCACGGGCAACGGCGGGCATTTGGTGATGGTCGGCGAACCGGACCGGACCGCGATCAGCAGCAGTCTCCTCGGCACCTCGATCCAGAACCAGGAGAGCCGCCTCACGACGCTCGCCTCCGCGTACGGGATGAGCGTCGACACGCAGTACCTCTACAACCAGGAACACGCCGACGGCACGTTCAAACACATCGTCGCCCGGCCGACGGGAGGGGGCGGAGTGGACGGCGTCGAGCGGGTGACGATGTACACGGCGGCGTCGGTCACCACCCAGCGGGGAACGGTCCTCCTGCGGAGCGCCCCGAACACCCACAAGTCCGGGAGCGACGAGGTGACCGGCGAGTATCCGGTCGCGGTGCGCACGGAGAACACGGTGTTGCTCGGCGACAAGACCTTCCTGCGCGGGGATCGGTTCAACGTCGCCGACAACGAGGCGTTCATCGCCTACCTCGTGGAGTTCATGCTCGACGGCGATCACCAACCGGCAGGCGGGACTGAAGGAGACACCGGGCGAACGCCGACGGCGACGCCGACAGCCACGCCGACCGAGACGCCGGCGTCGACCCCCACGCCGACGGCGACGCCGACACCCACGCCGAGCGACGGGGACTGA
- a CDS encoding CehA/McbA family metallohydrolase codes for MSQTTIRIDPHVHSSASYDGHDPVELLLEQAAEIGLDGIVVTDHDVIHESVRAAELAPEYGLFGIPGVEVSTSVGHLLAIGVSEMPPRRAPLDETIDWVRDHGGVAVVPHPFQRSRHGIPRRHLVDCDAIEVFNSWLFTGFRNRRARRFATENGYPALAASDAHSVPHVGRAYTELVIEGVDRADLDGESVLKAVREGSMRMRGRRQPIPASAHHYAVGTARKSGYYAKVGALRGRAAAKASAIRGVQLLSELPGR; via the coding sequence GTGAGCCAGACGACGATCCGAATCGATCCACACGTCCACTCGTCGGCCTCCTACGACGGCCACGACCCCGTCGAGTTGCTACTGGAGCAGGCGGCCGAAATCGGCCTGGATGGGATCGTCGTCACCGATCACGACGTGATCCACGAGTCGGTCCGGGCGGCCGAACTCGCCCCGGAGTACGGCCTGTTCGGTATCCCCGGCGTGGAGGTGTCGACGTCGGTGGGCCACCTGCTGGCCATCGGCGTCTCGGAGATGCCGCCCCGACGCGCACCGCTCGACGAGACGATCGACTGGGTCCGGGACCACGGTGGCGTAGCCGTCGTTCCCCACCCGTTCCAGCGCTCGCGACACGGGATCCCGCGGCGCCACCTCGTCGACTGTGACGCGATCGAGGTGTTCAACTCGTGGCTGTTCACCGGCTTCCGGAACCGACGGGCGCGGCGGTTCGCGACGGAGAACGGTTACCCGGCGCTCGCCGCCAGCGACGCCCACTCGGTGCCCCACGTGGGCCGGGCGTACACGGAACTCGTCATCGAGGGCGTCGACCGCGCGGACCTCGACGGGGAGTCGGTCCTGAAGGCGGTCCGCGAGGGGTCGATGCGGATGCGCGGCCGCCGACAGCCGATCCCGGCCTCGGCACACCACTACGCGGTGGGCACGGCGCGAAAGAGCGGCTACTACGCGAAGGTCGGCGCGCTCAGAGGGCGGGCGGCGGCCAAGGCGAGCGCGATCCGCGGCGTCCAGCTGTTGTCCGAACTTCCCGGTCGCTGA